A window of the Ardenticatenales bacterium genome harbors these coding sequences:
- a CDS encoding DUF971 domain-containing protein, producing MPASAKPADVKVDRNAREMIIRWHDGPECRYPFDGLRAICPCVECKGGHANMGGAPDRVALYETPPTDLTVEGVQAVGSYAIQFQWSDGHWTGIYTWEYLRAACPPTGENASNYSRSPSRKLF from the coding sequence ATGCCGGCATCAGCCAAACCCGCCGACGTAAAAGTAGACCGAAACGCCCGCGAGATGATCATTCGTTGGCATGATGGCCCGGAGTGCCGTTATCCGTTTGACGGGCTGCGGGCCATCTGCCCCTGCGTGGAATGCAAGGGGGGGCACGCCAACATGGGCGGCGCGCCGGACCGCGTCGCCCTGTACGAAACGCCGCCAACGGACCTGACGGTAGAAGGCGTGCAAGCCGTCGGGTCTTATGCGATTCAATTCCAGTGGAGCGACGGCCACTGGACGGGTATCTATACATGGGAATACTTACGGGCAGCGTGCCCGCCGACTGGAGAGAACGCGAGTAACTATTCACGATCACCTTCCCGGAAGCTGTTTTGA
- a CDS encoding LysR family transcriptional regulator — protein sequence MLDVHQLNVFIVAAEKLNFTAAARQLHMSQPSVSQHITSLENQLGQPLFVRAGRRMELSAAGQALLPLAREVVTRSMHIEEQMQSLKGELFGELRVGCSTTPGKYILPKLLARFLRAHPNVTVSCQVSSQRTSLARLCDGEVHFTLASSIQLPCRHLEFFPFLDDQIKLIVPLSHPWAGRGIIEPDELYDANFIFRETTSGTQTTVEAALTEAGIVVDRLNTLLVLGNSEAIALAVQEGLGAGFVSSFILEKVVRSGVATVDIQGVAFKRAIYFGRNSRRPATVAQDTFWSFVCQNDT from the coding sequence ATGCTTGATGTTCACCAACTAAACGTTTTCATTGTCGCGGCGGAGAAGCTAAACTTCACGGCGGCTGCCCGTCAGCTTCACATGAGCCAACCCAGCGTCAGTCAGCATATTACCTCACTGGAAAACCAGCTCGGACAACCGCTTTTTGTGCGCGCCGGACGGCGCATGGAATTGAGCGCCGCCGGCCAGGCGCTGCTGCCATTGGCGCGGGAAGTCGTTACCCGCTCCATGCACATCGAAGAGCAAATGCAATCGCTAAAAGGGGAATTGTTTGGTGAGCTGCGCGTAGGCTGCAGCACAACGCCAGGCAAATACATTCTGCCGAAACTTCTGGCCCGCTTCTTGCGTGCGCACCCCAACGTAACAGTGTCGTGCCAGGTCAGCTCCCAGCGCACTTCCCTGGCGCGTTTGTGCGACGGAGAGGTACATTTCACCCTAGCCAGTTCGATTCAGCTCCCGTGCCGGCATCTGGAATTCTTCCCATTTCTCGATGACCAGATCAAACTCATCGTACCGCTTTCCCATCCCTGGGCCGGGCGCGGCATCATCGAACCGGATGAGCTTTATGATGCCAACTTCATCTTTCGTGAGACCACATCCGGCACACAAACAACCGTGGAAGCCGCCCTCACGGAAGCAGGCATCGTTGTAGACCGGCTAAACACGCTGCTCGTCCTGGGCAACTCGGAAGCCATCGCCCTTGCCGTTCAAGAAGGACTGGGGGCCGGTTTTGTATCCAGTTTCATTCTGGAAAAAGTGGTGCGCAGCGGTGTTGCCACCGTCGACATCCAGGGCGTAGCCTTCAAACGAGCCATTTATTTCGGGCGAAACAGCCGCCGCCCCGCCACCGTCGCCCAAGACACCTTTTGGTCGTTTGTGTGCCAGAACGACACGTAA
- a CDS encoding glycosyltransferase, which yields MSMLSLAYFSPLPPARTGIADYSRELLPFLARRARVTLFTDAPPTDDVRSLAQYPLADYGFRRWGYDAALFQMGNSEHHAPMVRVFRRYPGILVLHDAVLHHFLADQTAGRGNFPAYARELGYEMGNAGIHLARDIQYQRQPHPLFAMPLTRRLLDLSLGILVHSQYAATRVRAHTNHPVGIIPALIDIHPGQPRREQLGMPAHTLLLGSFGQITAARQMDVTLAAFARLRQTHPHAHYLIVGDVHPEVDLPGLIAAHDLAAHVTHLGYVPNLAAFVDWIGSVDVVINLRYPTAGETSATALRALAAARPLIVSDDGWYAELPDTIVLKMPPRRDPDALLPLLRHLADHPDRQRAMGEAARAYVAVHHQGGAVADAYVAFVARVLRQLHEAAHA from the coding sequence ATGTCCATGCTCTCCCTGGCTTACTTCAGTCCGCTGCCACCCGCGCGCACGGGCATCGCCGACTACAGCCGCGAACTGCTGCCGTTCCTGGCGCGGCGGGCGCGGGTGACGTTGTTCACGGACGCGCCGCCAACGGATGACGTGCGTTCCCTGGCCCAATATCCCCTGGCCGACTACGGCTTTCGGCGTTGGGGATATGATGCCGCACTTTTCCAGATGGGTAACAGCGAACACCATGCGCCCATGGTCCGCGTTTTCCGGCGGTATCCGGGTATTTTGGTGCTACACGACGCGGTGCTGCACCATTTCCTTGCCGACCAGACGGCCGGCCGCGGAAATTTTCCTGCCTATGCGCGTGAATTGGGGTATGAGATGGGAAATGCCGGCATTCACCTCGCGCGAGACATCCAATACCAACGCCAACCCCATCCCCTCTTCGCCATGCCCCTGACCCGGCGACTGCTAGACCTGAGCCTCGGCATACTCGTCCACAGCCAGTACGCCGCCACCCGCGTCCGCGCCCACACCAACCACCCCGTCGGCATCATTCCCGCCTTGATCGACATTCATCCCGGCCAACCCCGCCGCGAGCAGCTTGGCATGCCGGCACACACCCTCCTCCTGGGCAGCTTCGGCCAGATCACCGCCGCGCGGCAAATGGACGTGACCCTCGCCGCCTTCGCCCGCCTGCGCCAGACCCACCCACATGCCCACTACCTCATCGTCGGCGACGTCCACCCGGAAGTGGACCTCCCCGGCCTGATCGCCGCCCACGATCTGGCCGCGCACGTTACGCACCTGGGCTACGTCCCCAATCTGGCGGCGTTTGTCGATTGGATTGGCTCCGTGGACGTGGTCATCAACCTGCGCTATCCCACTGCTGGAGAAACCTCGGCCACCGCACTGCGGGCGCTGGCCGCCGCACGGCCCCTGATCGTCTCCGACGATGGCTGGTACGCGGAACTCCCGGACACAATCGTCTTGAAAATGCCCCCACGCCGCGACCCCGACGCGCTCCTGCCTCTGCTGCGCCACCTTGCCGACCACCCCGACCGGCAACGGGCCATGGGCGAAGCCGCCCGCGCCTATGTGGCGGTGCATCATCAAGGCGGAGCGGTGGCCGATGCCTACGTGGCGTTTGTCGCCCGCGTGCTGCGCCAACTGCATGAGGCGGCCCATGCCTGA
- a CDS encoding bifunctional DedA family/phosphatase PAP2 family protein, with the protein MTQLVVFLSPYIATYGYFILAGMLILEGAGLPVPGETVLLIVAAFASHSTLSIEIVIAVGAVSAVAGDSIGYTLGRRHGPRVLRRLHGDGTGMEKSQAFFRRHGPKALIVARFIPVIRVFTAVVAGINQMPTRLFILYDILGAIIWATVIGLLGYVFGNNLERLDHILQRIGWSLLLAVLVIAGSIWLIRRWSRQESRVRARLLRISHRLRLPQFFAWLRYRFNPAGGATFVVTISFGLVVISGWLFGGITQDVLAREEFALYDAGVAVWFLLNVTAESQEFFLLIGQLASMDIIFIGTALVAILLLWQKRWRRLIALWISVAGGSLLNLLLTHFVQRRPPSFPATLVPGRTFSFPADEPMHAVLLYGFIAYLIVRGVPKWGWQVTTALGTITLLVLIGISQMALGTHYLSDVVAGLMAGIFWLGTTILLSELIAPAETEKNPGF; encoded by the coding sequence ATGACCCAACTGGTCGTTTTTTTGTCTCCATATATCGCTACCTATGGCTACTTTATTCTTGCCGGCATGTTAATCCTGGAAGGCGCGGGTTTACCTGTGCCGGGAGAAACGGTGCTGCTGATCGTGGCCGCGTTTGCTTCGCATAGCACCCTTTCCATCGAAATAGTGATCGCCGTGGGCGCGGTGAGCGCGGTGGCGGGGGACTCCATCGGCTACACGCTGGGGCGTCGCCACGGACCGCGCGTGCTGCGCCGGCTGCATGGAGATGGGACGGGGATGGAGAAGAGCCAGGCGTTTTTCCGCCGGCATGGTCCCAAGGCGTTGATTGTGGCCCGATTCATTCCCGTGATCAGGGTGTTTACGGCGGTTGTTGCCGGCATTAACCAGATGCCCACCCGCCTTTTCATCCTCTACGACATCCTGGGAGCCATCATCTGGGCCACCGTCATCGGGCTGCTTGGCTACGTTTTTGGCAACAACCTGGAACGACTGGACCATATTTTGCAGCGGATTGGCTGGAGTCTGCTGTTGGCCGTGCTGGTCATTGCCGGCAGCATCTGGCTCATCCGCCGCTGGTCCCGCCAGGAAAGCCGCGTGCGCGCCCGCCTGTTGCGCATCAGTCATCGTTTGCGCCTGCCCCAATTCTTCGCCTGGCTGCGCTACCGCTTCAATCCCGCCGGCGGGGCCACCTTCGTCGTCACCATCAGCTTTGGCCTCGTCGTCATCAGTGGCTGGCTCTTTGGTGGCATCACTCAAGACGTGCTGGCGCGGGAGGAGTTTGCCCTCTACGATGCCGGCGTTGCCGTCTGGTTCCTCCTCAACGTCACCGCCGAAAGCCAGGAGTTCTTTCTCCTGATCGGACAACTGGCGTCAATGGACATCATCTTCATTGGCACGGCGCTGGTAGCTATCCTCCTTTTATGGCAAAAACGGTGGCGTCGACTCATCGCCCTCTGGATTTCCGTCGCCGGCGGCAGTCTGCTCAATCTCCTGCTCACCCACTTCGTGCAGCGCCGCCCCCCTTCCTTCCCCGCCACCCTCGTCCCCGGGCGCACCTTCAGCTTTCCCGCCGACGAACCGATGCACGCCGTCCTTTTGTACGGGTTCATCGCTTACCTGATTGTGCGCGGCGTTCCCAAGTGGGGCTGGCAAGTCACCACGGCTTTGGGCACAATTACCCTCCTGGTTCTCATTGGCATTAGCCAGATGGCTCTGGGTACGCACTACCTCAGCGACGTGGTCGCCGGACTCATGGCCGGCATTTTCTGGTTGGGCACGACCATCCTCCTCAGTGAACTCATCGCCCCCGCCGAAACGGAGAAGAACCCCGGTTTTTAG